The DNA sequence TGCCCGCCGTACGGTTCCACACGGTGAGCGGATGCCCCGCGTCCAGCCAGGCGTGCCCGAGCGCGGCGCCCATGTCGCCGAGCCCGAGCAACGACAGGGCCCGCGGGGCCGGGTCGATCGTCGTCATGGCGACTAGGCTGGTCGGCGGGCCCGAGGGCGCTCAAGTACGCACTTTGAAGTGCGTGGTTTCCCGAAGGTAAGCCTCCGGGCGGGAGGGGGTGGCGATGCGGGTCGCGCGCAGGCCCGGCGCGTACGTCTGCGGGATCGACGCGGCGATGGGCGTGATCGGCGGCAAGTGGAAGGTGCTGATCCTGTGGGCGCTCGGGGTGCGCCCGCGCCGGTTCGGCGAGCTGCGCCGCGAGCTGCCGGGGGTGACCGAGAAGGTGCTCGCCGCGCACCTGCGCGAGCTGGAGGCCGACGGGATCGTGCGCCGCGAGGTGTACGACGAGGTGCCGCCGCGCGTGGAGTACTCGCTCTCCCCGGCCGGTGAGGCGCTCAACGAGGCGCTCGGGCCGCTCGGCGCCTGGGGCCGCAGGTACGTGCTCGGCGACGCCGCGGGCGCCCACTGAGGAAGGCCCGTTGAGAAGAAGGGTGTGGGCCCGGCGCCCGCCCCGCGCCGGTGCCAGAAAAGGGAGCCCCACCCGTCGTCTGGTTGCGTGCCCGCACCGTGGGTGCGGGCGGCGCGGGGGCGGGCACCGGACGTCTCGTGCCGGGGCCGTGGCGTGTCGCGTGCCCGTGGCCGCCGGGCCCGCCGGCGCCTAGAGGCCGGCGCCGGTGGGCAGCGGGGGTTCGGCCGCGATGCGGGCGGCCTCCTCGTCGGTGAACAGCCGGGAGCGCAGCAGGAACCGCACGCCCTCGGGGGCCTCGAGCGAGAACCCGCTGCCCCGGCCGGGCACCACGTCCACCGTCAGGTGGGTGTGCGACCAATACCGGTACTGGTCGGCGCTGATCCAGAACGGGGTGTCGTGCGCGACGGTGCCGAGCAGCACGTCCGACGCGCCGACCCGGAACTCCCCCCGCGGGTAGCACATCGGCGCGCTGCCGTCGCAGCAGCCGCCGGACTGGTGGAACATGACCGGGCCGTGCCGTTCGATGAGGCGGGCGAGCAGGCGTTCGGCCTCCGGGGTGAGCCGTACCCGCTCCACGCGGCCCCCGGGGGCCTCCCCTCCTGCGCCTGCGGCGCCCGCCGGGGCCGGCTCGGCCCCGGCGCGCTCCGGTGCGGTCATCAGAAGAAGCCCAGCTTCCGCGGCGAGTAGCTGACCAGCAGGTTCTTCGTCTGCTGGTAGTGCTCGAGCATCATCTTGTGGGTCTCGCGGCCGATGCCGGACTTCTTGTAGCCGCCGAACGCGGCGTGGGCCGGGTAGGCGTGGTAGCAGTTGGTCCACACGCGGCCCGCCTTGATCTCGCGGCCGAGCCGGTAGGCGGTGTTCCCGTCCCGGGTCCACACGCCGGCGCCGAGGCCGTACATCGTGTCGTTGGCGATCTTGATGGCCTCCTCGACGGAGTCGTAGGTGGTCACCGACACGACCGGGCCGAAGATCTCCTCCTGGAAGATCCGCATGTCGTTGGTGCCGCGGAAGATGGTGGGCTGGATGTAGTAGCCGCCCTCCAGGCCGGGCACGGTGCGCGAGCCGCCGCCGGTGAGGACCTCGGCGCCCTCCTTCTTGCCGATGTCGATGTAGGAGAGGATCTTCTCGTACTGGTCGTTGCTCGCCTGGGCGCCGATCATGGTCTCCGGGTCGAGCGGGTTGCCGCTCTTGATCGCCTCGGTGCGGGCGATGCAGCGGGAGATGAACTCGTCGTAGATGGACGAGTGGATGAGCGCCCGGGAGGGGCAGGTGCACACCTCGCCCTGGTTGAGGGCGAACATCACGAAGCCCTCGACCGCCTTGTCGAGGAAGTCGTCGTCGGCGGCCATGACGTCGGGCAGGAAGATGTTCGGGCTCTTGCCGCCGAGCTCGAGGGTGACCGGCACGATGTTCTCGCTGGCGTACTGCATGATGAGCCGGCCGGTGGTGGTCTCGCCGGTGAACGCGACCTTGGCCACCCGCGGGCTGGAGGCGAGCGGCTTGCCGGCCTCGACGCCGAAGCCGTTGACCACGTTGACCACGCCGGGCGGGAGCAGGTCGGCGATGAGCTCGATCACCAGCAGGATGCTCGCCGGGGTCTGCTCGGCCGGCTTGATCACCACGCAGTTGCCGGCGGCGAGCGCGGGGGCGAGCTTCCAGGCGGCCATGAGGATGGGGAAGTTCCACGGGATGATCTGGGCGACCACGCCGAGCGGCTCGTGGAAGTGGTACGCGACCGTGTCGGCGTCGATCTCGCTGATCGCGCCCTCCTGGGCACGGATCGCCCCGGCGAAGTAGCGGAAGTGGTCGATGGCGAGCGGCAGGTCGGCGGCGAGCGTCTCACGCACCGGCTTGCCGTTCTCCCAGGTCTCGGCGACCGCGAGCTTCTCGAGGTTCTCCTCGAGCCGGTCGGCGATCTTGTTGAGGATGTTGGCCCGTTCGGTGGCCGAGGTACGGCCCCAGCGGTCGGCGGCGTTGTGCGCGGCGTCGAGGGCGAGATCGATGTCGGCGGCGGTGGACCGGGCCACCTGGCAGAACACCTTGCCGTCCACCGGCGAGGGGTTGTCGAAGTAGCGTCCCTCGACCGGGGCCACCCACTCGCCGCCGATGAAGTTGTCGTACCGCTTGGCGAAGCTGACGATGCTGCCGTCCTCACCCGGCTTGACGTAGACCACGTTGCCTCCTCGCGGGTTGGCCACCCGCCCGGTGGCCGACTCCCTGATGTGTTGCACGTCACCCTGCGCCCGCGAGGTTGCCGGAAGGTATCCGCCCCGGCACACCCCGCCACGGGGCATGCCGGGGCGCGGCGTGGGGTACGGCGAACCGGCTCCTGTCCCTCGCGGCTCAGGAGGGCCGTGGCGGTACGGCCGGAGCACGGTTCGCCGCGCCCTCCACAACCACATCCCGCACTAATGCGGCATTTTCCAATAAGCCAGGCAATTTACGAACAGCCCACATATCAGATAAAAACCGATGGGGTATTGCGTCGACGGCCTGGTTTCGGGCAACAATAAAGCGGTGCCTTTGGCGCATTCCCGGACCAGAGGCACCCGGGAAAAGGGTGAGGGGTGCCCCGGCGGTATTCGAACCGCGGCACCCACTTCAGGAGTGTGGGAGCAGAAGGATCACCGTATGGGTGCTGAGCCGCAGGAGTGTCCCCTGCACCTCGTTGTCGCTACACGATCGCCTCTCGCACGTCCCCCGCGGACGGCGATCGCCGCGGTGCACCGCCACCGCCCCCAAGAGACCAAGGCTCCCCTTCCCAGCCCTGCGGGTGATCTCCGGTAGGAATCCGATCACCCGCAAGGATCACGGCGCGCAATCCCAACGGCGCGGTCGCCGCGGCGAACAAAGCCGCCCTTCCGCCGCGCGTCCCCGGCATCTTCGTTTCCATGCTCGCCCAGAACTCCCCCGGTCCGAATTTCCGGGATCCACCGACGGGTGGAAACCAGAAACGATATCGCCCCCCGTGGAAAGGATTGAAGGTAAGACCGTGCGCAGTAGAACCCTTTCCTCCTTGGCACTGGCGTGCGCCATGATCGTGACGCCCGCCGTGGCCGCCACCCCCGCCGCCGCCTCGGCCGCGCCCAGCTACCGCGCCTGCTACGACGGGACGTGCAAGTTCACGTTCCGGAGGCCCGTGAGCTTCCGCGTCTCGGCGAGGCTCTTCGGATTCTCCAGGGTGTACGTCTCCAAGCAATACGTCGCCACCTTCGACCAGGACATGGTCGTGGTGCGGGCGGGGAACTCGACGGCATACCTGAGCGAGGGCGGCAGCGGCTGGATCCGCGCCAACCGCAAGAAGAGGCTGTCGTTCCGCGTGCTGGCCATCACCAGCAAGGGCGCCACGATCCGCTTCGGGTGATGGCGCCCTGACGATCCGGCGTCCGCGGCACGGGCGCCGTGGCCATCCCCCGCTTCAGGAGAGCGCTGCCCGGATACGGGCGGCGGCGATGCCGCGGCGGCCGTCGTCCGGGGGCAGCAGCCGGTGGGCGTGCTCGTGGACCGCCACGTCGTAGGGGTGGGCCGTGCCGTACCGGAGGGCGAGGCCGGGGTCGGACGAGGCGAGCACCGCCTCGCGTACCGCGACCTCGAGGTAGGTGCGCCACTCGACGATGCCCGGCACGTCGGACTCGGGCAGCAGCGGCCCGGTGTACGCCTCGACCGCCGCGGCGGTGTCC is a window from the Thermopolyspora flexuosa genome containing:
- a CDS encoding winged helix-turn-helix transcriptional regulator codes for the protein MRVARRPGAYVCGIDAAMGVIGGKWKVLILWALGVRPRRFGELRRELPGVTEKVLAAHLRELEADGIVRREVYDEVPPRVEYSLSPAGEALNEALGPLGAWGRRYVLGDAAGAH
- a CDS encoding DUF779 domain-containing protein encodes the protein MTAPERAGAEPAPAGAAGAGGEAPGGRVERVRLTPEAERLLARLIERHGPVMFHQSGGCCDGSAPMCYPRGEFRVGASDVLLGTVAHDTPFWISADQYRYWSHTHLTVDVVPGRGSGFSLEAPEGVRFLLRSRLFTDEEAARIAAEPPLPTGAGL
- the adh gene encoding aldehyde dehydrogenase yields the protein MVYVKPGEDGSIVSFAKRYDNFIGGEWVAPVEGRYFDNPSPVDGKVFCQVARSTAADIDLALDAAHNAADRWGRTSATERANILNKIADRLEENLEKLAVAETWENGKPVRETLAADLPLAIDHFRYFAGAIRAQEGAISEIDADTVAYHFHEPLGVVAQIIPWNFPILMAAWKLAPALAAGNCVVIKPAEQTPASILLVIELIADLLPPGVVNVVNGFGVEAGKPLASSPRVAKVAFTGETTTGRLIMQYASENIVPVTLELGGKSPNIFLPDVMAADDDFLDKAVEGFVMFALNQGEVCTCPSRALIHSSIYDEFISRCIARTEAIKSGNPLDPETMIGAQASNDQYEKILSYIDIGKKEGAEVLTGGGSRTVPGLEGGYYIQPTIFRGTNDMRIFQEEIFGPVVSVTTYDSVEEAIKIANDTMYGLGAGVWTRDGNTAYRLGREIKAGRVWTNCYHAYPAHAAFGGYKKSGIGRETHKMMLEHYQQTKNLLVSYSPRKLGFF